In Bubalus kerabau isolate K-KA32 ecotype Philippines breed swamp buffalo chromosome 4, PCC_UOA_SB_1v2, whole genome shotgun sequence, one DNA window encodes the following:
- the ACTL7B gene encoding actin-like protein 7B isoform X2, whose translation MATRNSSSPKPMGTAQGDPGEAGTLPGPDAGIRDTSSATQLKMKPKKVRKIKALIIDLGSQYCKCGYAGEPRPTYFISSTVGKRYSEAADSGDTRKETYVGHELLNMEAPLKLINPLKYGIVVDWDCIQSIWEYIFHTAMKILPEEHAVLVSDPPLSPTSNREKYAELLFETFGIPAMHVTSQSLLSIYSYGKTSGLVVESGHGVSHVVPISEGDVLPGLTSRADYAGSDLTNYLLQLLNEAGHKFTDDHLHIIEHIKKKCCYSALKPEEELSLCLEDLRVDYELPDGKLISIGQERFQCAEMLFKPTLVGSNQPGLPALTAACLNRCQEAGFREEMAANVLLCGGCTMLDGFPERFQRELSLLCPGDSPAVAAAPERKTSVWTGGSILASLQAFQQLWFWRLEVQEPGASMAGFR comes from the exons ATGGCGACAAGGAACAGCTCTAGCCCCAAGCCGATGGGCACGGCTCAGGGGGACCCGGGAGAGGCAGGCACACTGCCAGGTCCTGATGCTGGCATCCGGGACACAAGTTCAGCCACTCAGCTGAAGATGAAGCCCAAGAAGGTGCGCAAGATCAAGGCACTCATCATTGACCTGGGCTCCCAATACTGCAAGTGTGGCTACGCGGGTGAGCCAAGGCCCACCTACTTCATCTCCTCCACGGTGGGCAAGCGCTACTCGGAGGCGGCTGACTCCGGTGACACCCGCAAGGAGACCTACGTGGGCCATGAGCTGCTCAACATGGAGGCGCCTCTGAAGCTGATCAACCCGCTCAAATATGGCATCGTGGTGGACTGGGACTGCATCCAGAGCATCTGGGAGTACATCTTCCACACGGCCATGAAGATCCTCCCCGAGGAGCACGCTGTGCTGGTCTCTGACCCCCCGCTCAGCCCCACGAGCAACCGGGAGAAGTATGCGGAGCTGCTGTTCGAGACCTTCGGCATCCCTGCCATGCACGTGACGTCCCAGTCGCTGCTGTCCATCTACTCCTATGGCAAGACCTCCGGGCTGGTGGTGGAGAGCGGGCACGGTGTCTCACATGTGGTGCCCATCTCTGAGGGCGACGTGCTGCCGGGCCTGACCAGTCGAGCCGACTACGCGGGCAGCGACCTCACCAACTATCTGCTGCAGCTGCTCAACGAGGCCGGCCACAAGTTCACTGACGACCACCTGCACATCATCGAGCACATCAAGAAGAAGTGCTGCTACTCGGCCCTCAAGCCCGAGGAGGAGCTCAGCCTGTGCCTGGAGGACCTGCGCGTGGACTACGAGCTCCCAGATGGCAAGCTCATCAGCATCGGCCAGGAGCGCTTCCAGTGCGCCGAGATGCTCTTCAAGCCCACCCTGGTAGGCAGCAACCAGCCCGGCCTCCCCGCGCTCACCGCCGCCTGCCTGAACCGCTGCCAGGAGGCGGGCTTCAGGGAGGAGATGGCCGCCAACGTGCTGCTGTGCGGAGGCTGCACCATGCTGGATGGCTTCCCCGAGCGCTTCCAGAGGGAGCTGAGCCTCCTCTGTCCCGGGGACAGCCCTGCAGTGGCCGCGGCTCCCGAGAGGAAGACCTCCGTGTGGACCGGCGGCTCCATCCTGGCATCCCTGCAGGCCTTCCAGCAGCTCTGG ttctggaggctggaagtccaagagcCAGGTgccagcatggcaggcttccggTGA
- the ACTL7B gene encoding actin-like protein 7B isoform X1, protein MATRNSSSPKPMGTAQGDPGEAGTLPGPDAGIRDTSSATQLKMKPKKVRKIKALIIDLGSQYCKCGYAGEPRPTYFISSTVGKRYSEAADSGDTRKETYVGHELLNMEAPLKLINPLKYGIVVDWDCIQSIWEYIFHTAMKILPEEHAVLVSDPPLSPTSNREKYAELLFETFGIPAMHVTSQSLLSIYSYGKTSGLVVESGHGVSHVVPISEGDVLPGLTSRADYAGSDLTNYLLQLLNEAGHKFTDDHLHIIEHIKKKCCYSALKPEEELSLCLEDLRVDYELPDGKLISIGQERFQCAEMLFKPTLVGSNQPGLPALTAACLNRCQEAGFREEMAANVLLCGGCTMLDGFPERFQRELSLLCPGDSPAVAAAPERKTSVWTGGSILASLQAFQQLWVSKEEFEERGSAAIYSKC, encoded by the coding sequence ATGGCGACAAGGAACAGCTCTAGCCCCAAGCCGATGGGCACGGCTCAGGGGGACCCGGGAGAGGCAGGCACACTGCCAGGTCCTGATGCTGGCATCCGGGACACAAGTTCAGCCACTCAGCTGAAGATGAAGCCCAAGAAGGTGCGCAAGATCAAGGCACTCATCATTGACCTGGGCTCCCAATACTGCAAGTGTGGCTACGCGGGTGAGCCAAGGCCCACCTACTTCATCTCCTCCACGGTGGGCAAGCGCTACTCGGAGGCGGCTGACTCCGGTGACACCCGCAAGGAGACCTACGTGGGCCATGAGCTGCTCAACATGGAGGCGCCTCTGAAGCTGATCAACCCGCTCAAATATGGCATCGTGGTGGACTGGGACTGCATCCAGAGCATCTGGGAGTACATCTTCCACACGGCCATGAAGATCCTCCCCGAGGAGCACGCTGTGCTGGTCTCTGACCCCCCGCTCAGCCCCACGAGCAACCGGGAGAAGTATGCGGAGCTGCTGTTCGAGACCTTCGGCATCCCTGCCATGCACGTGACGTCCCAGTCGCTGCTGTCCATCTACTCCTATGGCAAGACCTCCGGGCTGGTGGTGGAGAGCGGGCACGGTGTCTCACATGTGGTGCCCATCTCTGAGGGCGACGTGCTGCCGGGCCTGACCAGTCGAGCCGACTACGCGGGCAGCGACCTCACCAACTATCTGCTGCAGCTGCTCAACGAGGCCGGCCACAAGTTCACTGACGACCACCTGCACATCATCGAGCACATCAAGAAGAAGTGCTGCTACTCGGCCCTCAAGCCCGAGGAGGAGCTCAGCCTGTGCCTGGAGGACCTGCGCGTGGACTACGAGCTCCCAGATGGCAAGCTCATCAGCATCGGCCAGGAGCGCTTCCAGTGCGCCGAGATGCTCTTCAAGCCCACCCTGGTAGGCAGCAACCAGCCCGGCCTCCCCGCGCTCACCGCCGCCTGCCTGAACCGCTGCCAGGAGGCGGGCTTCAGGGAGGAGATGGCCGCCAACGTGCTGCTGTGCGGAGGCTGCACCATGCTGGATGGCTTCCCCGAGCGCTTCCAGAGGGAGCTGAGCCTCCTCTGTCCCGGGGACAGCCCTGCAGTGGCCGCGGCTCCCGAGAGGAAGACCTCCGTGTGGACCGGCGGCTCCATCCTGGCATCCCTGCAGGCCTTCCAGCAGCTCTGGGTCAGCAAGGAAGAGTTTGAGGAGCGGGGCAGTGCAGCCATCTACAGCAAGTGCTGA